In Syntrophales bacterium, one genomic interval encodes:
- a CDS encoding type II toxin-antitoxin system PemK/MazF family toxin produces the protein MVIRSGSIYWVDFSPGKGSEPMGRRPGLVIQNDALNDSNLNTVIMLAITSTLKFGDLPGNIILQKGEANMPKRCVINVTQIKSVDKKSIKENIGALSEERMAEVYQGLKLVMNML, from the coding sequence ATGGTAATACGAAGTGGTTCGATTTACTGGGTTGATTTTTCTCCGGGAAAAGGGTCTGAACCGATGGGCAGACGGCCTGGCCTTGTCATCCAGAATGATGCTTTAAACGACAGCAATCTAAACACCGTTATAATGCTCGCTATAACATCAACGCTTAAATTCGGTGATCTGCCGGGAAACATTATATTGCAAAAAGGGGAAGCAAACATGCCCAAACGTTGTGTAATAAATGTCACCCAGATAAAATCAGTAGACAAAAAAAGTATAAAGGAAAACATCGGAGCCCTTTCAGAAGAAAGAATGGCTGAAGTATATCAAGGTCTGAAGCTTGTTATGAATATGCTTTGA
- a CDS encoding ribbon-helix-helix domain-containing protein translates to MNTQKIAITVPSDLLDIIDKTTAQRSISRSRFISLILREKLQEERSRHLKSEYDRVFSDKAICDEQLKTAVWLDGAGNREGQEW, encoded by the coding sequence ATGAATACTCAAAAAATAGCCATTACTGTACCATCCGACCTTCTGGATATAATTGATAAAACCACCGCGCAACGCAGTATATCGAGGAGTAGATTTATATCCCTGATACTTCGCGAAAAGTTGCAGGAGGAAAGAAGTCGTCATCTGAAGAGTGAGTATGACAGAGTTTTTTCGGATAAAGCAATATGTGATGAGCAACTAAAAACTGCAGTGTGGCTTGACGGAGCGGGAAACAGGGAAGGACAGGAATGGTAA